The following proteins come from a genomic window of Chryseobacterium glaciei:
- a CDS encoding energy transducer TonB: protein MADENVYSQNLTLDEIVFENRNKAYGAYDLRHQYPRLLTKSFIVGTALFLVAALSPFIYLTIKRLTEPPKQEVKADLVEILQEDKIIEQPKEEEPPPPPPPKEEEKIEVIQNVVPEPVRAPKIETPPPPISKQLETTTGLNNQEGVKAPAYTPPPPPPSTGTRTSTAEVKPQVSDTQVYTEVEQTAEFPGGINSFRKKVGDSFDGSAMNGDEGTVKTEITFVVERDGSITDVKANGGNSDFNSEAVRTIKSIKNKWSPAKINGQSVRYRFRLPLTMNFEG, encoded by the coding sequence ATGGCAGATGAAAATGTATACAGTCAGAATCTTACTTTAGACGAGATTGTATTTGAAAATAGAAACAAGGCGTATGGTGCCTATGATCTTAGACATCAGTATCCAAGACTTCTAACAAAATCTTTTATTGTTGGAACGGCATTATTCCTAGTTGCGGCTTTGTCTCCGTTTATTTATCTTACAATTAAGAGACTTACTGAACCACCTAAACAAGAAGTTAAGGCAGATTTGGTTGAGATTCTTCAGGAAGATAAAATTATAGAGCAGCCAAAAGAAGAAGAACCACCTCCACCACCTCCACCAAAAGAAGAGGAAAAGATTGAGGTTATTCAGAACGTTGTACCAGAACCGGTAAGAGCTCCAAAAATTGAAACTCCACCGCCACCAATTTCTAAGCAATTAGAAACGACAACTGGTCTAAATAATCAGGAAGGTGTAAAAGCTCCGGCTTATACTCCACCTCCGCCGCCACCATCTACAGGTACAAGAACTTCAACAGCTGAAGTGAAGCCTCAGGTGAGCGATACTCAAGTATATACTGAGGTAGAGCAAACTGCAGAATTCCCAGGAGGTATCAACTCTTTCAGAAAGAAAGTAGGAGATAGCTTTGATGGTTCTGCGATGAACGGTGATGAAGGTACAGTAAAAACTGAAATTACTTTCGTAGTAGAAAGAGATGGAAGTATTACTGACGTAAAGGCTAATGGAGGAAATTCAGACTTCAATTCTGAAGCTGTAAGAACGATTAAGTCTATTAAGAATAAATGGAGTCCTGCAAAAATTAATGGTCAATCTGTACGTTACAGATTCAGATTACCTTTAACAATGAATTTTGAAGGATAA
- a CDS encoding PstS family phosphate ABC transporter substrate-binding protein gives MKNSIKLIMLFVFSVIIVSCKKEDKSPSYHKGELTILTDESFKSVTEALADGYMINYPETKIKVVTRKEDLGFLDLLQGKARIAVMSKELSPEEVKAFEEQVDMKILPAKFAADAVVFVVPINSPKTSISMDEIKNGLQSDNKEFIFDGTNSSNLNFVAQKLKKQPKDLKFSVIPGSQNIIEELNKYPNKIGVIGLNTFSRPYDKTSEKLRELVKVLPVENNGKLYTANSDGLREMKYPFTRVLYFLTNEGNFNIANGFIRYSCTQLGQMIVEKEGLQPYNIYKREVQMR, from the coding sequence ATGAAGAATAGTATTAAACTTATAATGCTATTTGTTTTTAGTGTTATTATTGTAAGCTGTAAAAAAGAAGATAAATCTCCGTCTTATCACAAAGGAGAGCTTACAATCCTTACGGACGAATCCTTTAAAAGTGTTACTGAAGCTTTAGCAGACGGATATATGATCAATTATCCTGAAACAAAAATTAAAGTGGTTACAAGAAAAGAAGATTTAGGTTTTCTTGATCTCTTACAAGGTAAGGCTAGAATTGCTGTGATGTCTAAAGAACTTTCTCCTGAAGAAGTTAAAGCTTTTGAAGAGCAGGTTGATATGAAGATCTTACCTGCAAAATTTGCTGCTGATGCTGTAGTTTTTGTTGTTCCTATAAATTCTCCAAAGACGAGTATTTCAATGGATGAAATTAAAAACGGACTTCAATCTGATAATAAAGAGTTTATTTTCGATGGAACAAATTCAAGTAATTTAAATTTCGTTGCTCAGAAGCTTAAAAAACAACCAAAAGACTTAAAATTCTCTGTAATTCCTGGAAGTCAGAATATTATTGAAGAATTAAATAAATACCCAAACAAAATAGGAGTTATCGGTCTGAATACTTTCAGTAGACCGTATGATAAAACCTCCGAAAAACTAAGAGAATTGGTAAAAGTTCTCCCTGTAGAAAATAATGGAAAATTGTATACCGCAAATTCTGATGGATTACGCGAAATGAAATATCCTTTTACAAGAGTTTTATACTTTTTAACAAACGAAGGAAACTTTAACATAGCCAATGGGTTCATAAGATATTCGTGTACTCAACTTGGCCAGATGATCGTGGAAAAGGAAGGATTACAACCCTACAATATTTACAAGAGAGAGGTTCAAATGCGTTAA
- the bshB1 gene encoding bacillithiol biosynthesis deacetylase BshB1, protein MKIDILAFGAHPDDVELGCGGTIAKLISEGKKCVIVDLTKGEMGTRGTDETRRIEAGNSAKILGVSARENLGMKDGFLVNSEEYQLMIVKMIRKYQPEIVLANAIDDRHPDHAKGAKLVSDACFLSGLRKIETSENGENQEVWRPKHIFNYIQWKNIKPEFVIDISEHLDKKIEACMAFKTQFYDPNSKEPETPITSKDFYESLTYRAQDLGRLSGVAYAEGFTTEKLIAMKNFEGIIL, encoded by the coding sequence ATGAAAATAGATATACTTGCTTTTGGAGCACATCCTGATGATGTTGAATTGGGTTGCGGCGGAACAATTGCCAAATTAATTTCGGAAGGTAAAAAATGCGTTATCGTTGATTTAACGAAAGGCGAAATGGGAACCAGAGGTACGGATGAAACAAGAAGAATCGAGGCAGGAAATTCTGCGAAGATTCTTGGAGTTTCCGCGAGAGAAAATTTAGGAATGAAAGATGGCTTTCTTGTGAATTCTGAAGAATATCAATTAATGATCGTAAAAATGATTCGCAAATACCAGCCGGAAATCGTTTTAGCGAATGCGATTGATGATAGACATCCAGATCACGCAAAAGGAGCGAAATTAGTGTCAGATGCGTGCTTTTTATCTGGCTTAAGAAAAATTGAAACTTCGGAAAACGGAGAAAACCAAGAGGTGTGGAGACCGAAGCATATTTTCAATTATATTCAGTGGAAAAATATCAAACCGGAGTTCGTTATTGATATATCTGAACATCTTGATAAGAAGATTGAAGCTTGTATGGCCTTCAAAACTCAGTTTTATGACCCGAATTCTAAAGAGCCGGAGACTCCGATTACATCAAAGGACTTCTATGAGAGTTTAACATACCGTGCACAGGATTTAGGTAGGTTGTCGGGAGTTGCTTATGCTGAGGGATTTACGACTGAGAAGCTGATTGCGATGAAAAATTTTGAAGGAATTATTTTGTAA
- a CDS encoding tetratricopeptide repeat protein, which produces MKDIMIMNVKKIAFGAAVVFFANFASAQTVQDGINSIDSDKFAQAKTNFTDMIAKAPTAENYFYLGNTFLRQGEPDFAKATESFNKGLALDTKSYLNKIGLAAVKLGKGDKGAIAEIQKIVTDSREKDAEVMFRAAEALTLFEKNNSPDLAIQFLNKAIERAAKKEVPAHYYYTLGDAYRLKKIPGDAMSAYDKALPLAKNKASVYTRIGTLWMAAQQWKQAKESIDKAIATDATYAPAYKALAAYDIKYQENAKATQDLINYTKYADEDPYTQLEIAKLYFTNEDYANSKMILDKIFDKVDDPIKFKLRAYQLYADGKYAEAKQSMDSFVSQAEKSRVQPADQGLQGLIAAGLAKDEKDAAKKTALMTEAQQKVAIAKGAKDETLKWDMELAKIAGGGAVSQGSADIGPTNPTIEGLKQKVAANAQDTDSLFKLATAYQDAKNWNGAILTWQKMSTLLPDWAPAYYSQGYSYQQAGNNDAAKIAYEKFISTVKPADKEANKQTLAYAYFAVAYMNKDSDLAKAKDYVAKSLQLDPTYQDAVKLNGEINK; this is translated from the coding sequence ATGAAAGATATAATGATTATGAATGTAAAGAAGATTGCTTTTGGGGCAGCCGTGGTATTTTTTGCCAACTTTGCCTCTGCGCAAACAGTACAAGATGGTATTAACAGTATTGACAGTGATAAATTTGCTCAAGCAAAAACTAATTTCACTGACATGATTGCTAAAGCACCTACCGCTGAAAATTATTTCTACTTAGGAAATACATTTTTAAGACAAGGTGAACCGGATTTTGCAAAAGCAACAGAAAGCTTCAACAAAGGTCTTGCACTAGATACCAAAAGTTATTTGAATAAAATTGGTTTGGCTGCTGTAAAACTAGGGAAAGGCGATAAAGGAGCAATTGCTGAGATCCAGAAAATTGTAACTGATTCTAGAGAAAAAGACGCAGAAGTAATGTTCAGAGCTGCTGAAGCTTTAACATTATTTGAAAAAAATAACTCTCCGGATCTTGCTATTCAGTTTTTGAATAAAGCAATTGAAAGAGCTGCTAAAAAAGAAGTTCCGGCACATTATTACTATACATTGGGAGATGCTTACAGGTTGAAGAAAATCCCTGGTGATGCAATGTCAGCTTACGATAAAGCTTTGCCATTAGCGAAAAATAAAGCATCCGTTTATACAAGAATCGGAACTTTATGGATGGCTGCACAACAATGGAAACAAGCGAAAGAAAGTATAGATAAAGCAATTGCTACAGATGCTACCTATGCACCTGCTTACAAAGCTTTAGCTGCTTATGATATTAAATATCAGGAGAATGCGAAAGCAACTCAGGATTTGATCAACTATACAAAATATGCTGATGAAGATCCGTATACTCAGTTAGAAATTGCTAAACTTTATTTCACTAATGAAGATTATGCAAACTCTAAGATGATCTTAGACAAGATCTTTGACAAAGTTGATGATCCAATTAAATTTAAATTAAGAGCATATCAATTATATGCTGACGGAAAATATGCTGAAGCTAAGCAAAGCATGGATAGTTTCGTTTCTCAGGCTGAAAAGTCTAGAGTACAGCCTGCTGACCAAGGTTTACAAGGTCTAATTGCTGCTGGTTTGGCGAAAGACGAAAAAGATGCTGCTAAGAAAACAGCTTTAATGACTGAAGCTCAACAAAAAGTAGCAATTGCAAAAGGTGCAAAAGATGAAACATTGAAGTGGGATATGGAGCTTGCTAAAATCGCTGGAGGTGGTGCTGTATCACAAGGTTCTGCTGATATTGGACCTACAAACCCAACGATTGAAGGATTAAAACAAAAAGTTGCTGCTAATGCTCAGGATACAGATTCATTATTTAAGTTGGCAACAGCTTATCAAGATGCTAAAAACTGGAACGGAGCAATCCTTACATGGCAGAAAATGAGTACGCTTCTTCCTGATTGGGCACCTGCTTACTACAGTCAAGGATATTCTTATCAGCAAGCTGGAAATAACGACGCCGCAAAAATTGCTTATGAGAAATTTATCTCAACGGTAAAACCTGCAGACAAGGAAGCTAACAAGCAAACATTGGCTTATGCTTACTTTGCAGTAGCTTATATGAATAAAGATTCTGATCTTGCGAAAGCAAAAGATTATGTAGCGAAATCTTTACAATTAGATCCAACATACCAAGATGCTGTGAAGCTGAACGGAGAGATCAACAAGTAA
- a CDS encoding C4-dicarboxylate ABC transporter: MMFNWLSLITGLFYIVLGGVVIYYKFFFTTLEPAVAYAMGGLLILYGIFRIYRAVSKIKDSGNEE; encoded by the coding sequence ATGATGTTCAATTGGTTATCCCTGATTACAGGATTATTTTATATAGTGCTAGGAGGTGTAGTTATTTACTACAAATTCTTTTTCACAACTTTGGAGCCGGCGGTTGCTTATGCAATGGGTGGGCTTCTTATCCTTTACGGGATATTCAGAATATATAGAGCTGTTTCAAAAATTAAAGATTCTGGAAATGAAGAATAG